AGCCCGCCCGCCGCACCCGGGCCCCGCGGTGGCGGGGCGAGCCCCGGGGCCCGGCGCAGCGACTTCCTCCAGAAGACCGGCAGCAACTCCTTCACCGTCCACCCCCGGGGTCTGCACCGCGGCGCGGGCGCCCGCCTGCTCTCCAACGGGCACTCGGCCCCTGAGCCCCGGGCCGGCCCTGCCAACCGCCTCGCGGGCTCCCCGCCTGGGTCGGGACAGTGGAAGCCAAAGGTGGAGTCGGGGGATCCCTCCCTCCACCCGCCCCCCAGCCCCGGGACCCCGAGTGCCACTCCAGCCTCACCCCCTGCCAGTGCCACTCCTAGCCAGCGCGTCTCCGCAGCCACCAGCACCAACGACTCCTTCGAGATACGGCCGGCCCCCAAGCCAGTTATGGAGACCATCCCCTTGGGGGACCTCCAGGCCCGGGCGCTGGCCAGCCTCCGCGCAAACTCTCGAAATTCCTTCATGGTCATCCCCAAGAGCAAGGCCTCCGGGGCTCCTCCTCCTGAGGGGAGGCAGTCCGTGGAGCTGCCAAAGGGAGACCTGGGCCCGGCCTCCCCGAGCCAGGAGCTCGGATCCCAGCCGGTGCCTGGAGGGGATGGTGCGCCTGCCCTCGGGAAGAGCCCCCTGGAGGTCGAGGCACAGTGGGCAGTCGAGGAGGGGGCCTGTCCCAGGACAGCCACCGCCCTCGCTGACCGGGCCATCAGGTGGCAGAGGCCGTCCTCACCGCCCCCCTTCCTGCCGGCTGCTTCGGAAGAAGCTGAGCCTGCTGAGGGCCTCGGGGTTCCTGGCTTGGCCAAGAATAGCCGGGAATATGTGAGGCCGGGGCTGCCTGTCACCTTCATCGATGAGGTAGACTCGGAGGAGGCCCCCCAAGCAGCCAAACTACCCTACCTCCCGCACCCTGCCAGGCCTCTGCACCCTGCCAGGCCCGGGTGCGTGGCAGAGCTTCAGCCCCGGGGCAGCAACACCTTCACAGTGGTGCCCAAGAGGAAGCCAGGGACTCTGCAGGACCAGCACTTCAGTCAGGCCAACAGGGAGCCTCGGCcacgggaggccgaggaggaggaGGCTAGTTGCCTCCTGGGGCCCACACTGAAGAAGCGCTACCCCACCGTGCATGAGATCGAGGTGATTGGCGGCTACCTGGCCCTGCAGAAGTCCTGCCTCACCAAGGCTGGCTCCTCAAGAAAGAAGGTCAGTGGTGGGGGCAGGGCCACTGGCTGGCAGGGAGAGAGTGACAGCTCACAGAACTGTGGGGGCAGCACCTGCCCTGATCCCAGGACACTTGGCCTGGGCAAAGGATGGTTTCTACATGGACTTGAGGCGAGCTGGGGCTGGGTGGGCCGTGCTGGGTCCAGGGCCCCAGTGGAGCCCCCTGACTTGGGCCGTGGGGACAGCTGGCCTGCTGTGTGCCTTGCCAGGCTGCTGGAGAGCGCCAGGGCAGACAGTGCTATGCCCCTTGCCAGTTGTTGTGGCTCATCTGGAATTAGCTGGGCGGGTCTGTCCCTTTGTGAGTCCAGCTGAAAGAAGCAGACCTGGGCTTGTGGGTTCCTCCCTGGGCTTGGCTTTGAGGGGGTGGCCTCACATGGTCTCCTGGAGGCCCGCTGCATGGGCGCCAGGCGCCACGCTATGAATGGGAAGGGCCAGATGATCGGGGTTGGCTGGATCCCTGCATCACAGTCAGCCTTGGGGTGCAGCCCACCAGCCAGTTGGGAGAGGGCCATCAGCTCCCCAGAAGGCACACtggttgggagctgggcaggagtgcCGTGTATGCCTGTTCTGGGCCTGGGAAGCTTGCTGGGGAGAAGGGGCCTTCGGAGGCTCTGAGCCAGCCAGGCAGGGGAGTCTCCCTCTTGGCCAGTGGCCTGGAACCCTCTGggcacaggaaaaagaaaatcttcagatTCTTCCTGGTAATTCCTGCACCTGTATTTGTTCCCTGGGGCAAATTCCAAGGGCAGCTCCACGTGACTTCCCGGTCTGCGGTGACCTGTCAGGAAGCAGGTGTACCTTTCCTGGGGACTGAGGGGGGGGCCTGGGGCGCCTCCCTTGGGTCTTCCTATCCAGGCACTGTCCCAGAGCCAGTGCTGGCTAGGCTCACCCCTGAGGCGGgctgtcctccagcctcagtttccccaggctGGGGATGGGACCTTGCAGGCTCCCTCAGCAGATAGGCTGCTGCCTCCCTCTGTTTACTTCCTGCCCGGGATTGGCCTTGGCATTGCGCCTCTCCCTGTGCCATACTCCCCTCCTGGAACCAGGGCGTTGGTGCCCCTGCCGGCTCTATCTGCCGGCCCAGGCATCCGTGCTAACCCTCCTGAGGTGCTTCCAGTGGGGGCTTGGGGCTGGGTCCAGGGCCCTTCCCACTCCTGGAGCCATGTGGGTCTATCTCCCCGACCCTCGCCTGAGCATCACCCCAGCCCATCAAGGTGGGGTCAGTCTGATAGCCACAGCCTCTCTCCTCCAGCTCCTGtctgcctctccctcccctgcGTCCGTACCTTTGGCCCTGGCTGCTGTGTGAGGTGGGCACCTCCTGGGCTTGCCCCAGAGGTGGCAGTGGGGACAGCTTCCCCTTTGTAGAGAGAAACTGCGCCTCAGCTTGGGAGTCAGACGAGGTCATGGGGCTTGTGGGGCGAGTACAGAGTTCAGGTTTCTGTTTCTAGAACCCCTCCCCTTAACCTGTGTGGCCATCCCTGGGAGCCTGGCTTCTTCCTGGGACTTGAGGCCACTGCCTAGAGTCTGGCCATCTTGCCCTCAGAAGGGACAgaactgggccgggcacggtggctcacacctgtaatcccagcactttgggaggccaaggcgggtggatcacgaggtcaggagttcaagacaagccttgccaaggtggtgaaaccccgtctctactaagaagatataaaaaaattagctgggcgtggtggcggacgcctataatcccagctactcaggagactgaggcaggagaattgcttgaacccgggaggcggagcttgcagtgagccgagatcgcgccattgcacttcagcctgggcgacagagtgagactctgtctcaaaaagaaaaaagcaaagaagggACAGAACTGTGGGGGTCATTTGCGGCTGGGTTAGGGTCAGAAGGACAGGGTGGGGGCCGGAGGGCCAACAGGAGCAGGAAGATGCAGTGGGGGAGAGGCTGAGCCTGGGAAACAGGCCCTGGACCAGCAGGAGGGAGGAGCTTGGGCCAGCCTGAAGGGGTGGGGGTCCAGATGGACGATGCCTGGCATGGCCAGGTGGCCCGGGCAGGGCCCTGCCAGAGCAGCATGACCTGCTGGCTGTGACTTCCCGCCTGGGTACAGGCCAGCTGCCCTGCCTGGGAAGAGCCAGAATGTCCATCAGGAGGGGACAGAGGCGTGGGGCTGCCCTGCCTTTCAGAATGGCTTGCTGGCCTCGGCACGGTGGGCTGTGGGGCAGGGCTGTCCCATGTACTCTGTGGCCCCTGGGCCAGGAGCACTCACTGGTGGGGGTGCGAGGTGCCCCTGCGGGtcctgtgcctggccttgtctgACCACCCTGGccagcctttttttattttttgttttttgagacagagtcttgctctgtcgcccaggctggagggcagtggcaggatCCCGGCTCAGGGCAAACTTCAtctcccagggttcaagcgattctcctgcctcagcctctcaagtagctgggattacaggcgcctgccaccatgcccagctaattatcgtatttttagtagagacaaggttttaccatattggccaggttggtctcgaactcctgacctcagatgatccgcctgccttagcctcccaaagtgctgggattacaggcgtgagccaccgtgctggccccAGCCTTTGGTTGGGACCACTGGCTGTGACCCCCGGGCGTGGGGGTGGAGCGCGGGGATTGCAGGGCCCGGAGTCCAGCAGGACCTGACTGTGGGCCAACGGCTCACTGTGCACCTCAGTGGCTGGCGGTGCTGCTGCTTTTCCTGGGGTACAGGTGAAGGGCAGCTCTTCAGTGGAGTTGTCTGGGTAGTGGGAGTCGGTGAGGGGCCTGCCCCGGGGCTGGCTGTGCCCGCACAGGGTATGATGCCCTTGCCCGCCTCCGAGGGGTGCAGCCCTGCTCTGGGCAGTGGGGAGCTGCTGGCCTGTGTGCCGGGGGGGGGGGGCCTGCCTGGCAGGCACAGGCCCACTTAAGTTATCCATTGGCAGAAGCGGCAGGTGCCCCGTCTTGCAGGGCTGAGCTTGGGGCAGACTGCTGTGTGCTGCAGCCACGCCCGGGCTGCTTTCCTGGAGGGTGGGGCACCCATTCTCATCCTCACACCTGCCTCCCTTGAGACTCGGCGCTGTAGCTTTTCCTCTTCGTGGAGCACCACCTGGCCTGGCTCCTACCTGTCTGGCGGTCCCTTCCCGTCCCCTCTGCCctactcccctcctcccctcttggCTCTCTGCACAGCTGGAGCGTGTCAGTGTCCCCAGGGCTCAGTCCTGGACACCCAGGGCCGTCCGCCCTCACCTGCtgtgcaacttccgcctccactCCCAAGGCCTCGCTCTCTGATCCTTAGACCCAAGAGCCACCCTGACATCTGCCCTTCCTACTGACACCACCTCCTGGCCAGCACCAAGCCCCAGGCTGGGCTCCTCCCTGCCTCTACCCCTGTGCAGGCAGATCCTGGGTGGCCAGAGGCTCTCACTGTTGTTGGCTGAGTCCCTTCTTGTcagttttcctttccttctcgTCTCTCCGCCAGCTCTTCCCATAGGTGCCGCCTAGGTGGTCCTTCTGAAGCCGGGGACCCCAGGAGCGGCCTGgaccctcctccctcagctttcTCATGGGTGGAGGCCGTGCCTGGCGCTGGGGCCACACTTGACTCAGGGAGCACCCAGCCTCCCGGGAGCCTGCTCTGGGCATTGCACTCGTGCAGCCTGGTCTAGGGTCCGGCCACCCGTGGGAGCCTTGGCTGGGGCTGTGTGGGGGATGGGAGGCAGGTAGCTGTGTGCAGGtaggagggagaggcagggctgggctcAGCTCACACCTCCATCTGGGCAGGTTGGGGCTGGCTGCTTGGCCCTTTGTCCCAGGTGGAGGCCAGGCCCTTTGGTAACCAAAGCTAGGTGTGCACAGGCAGGGTGGGTGGAGCGAGAACAGAAGGGTCCTGAGAAGCCGGGAGGCTCTGCTGGgaggctgggctgagctgggacCCACCTGCCTGCTCTGTTGGCTGTGCCAGGCAAAGTCCCTGATAGGCTGCGGCCAGGTGCGTGCGGTCCCAGACCCTGGCCACACCCTCTGCCCATCCTGCATCTCGGGGTCTTCAGGCTGCCCACCGTATGAGTCACGGGGTGTCCTGTCCCCACAGTGGGAGGGGAGGGCTGTGCGACTCAGCAGGCACCAGCCCAGCTGAGGAGACCTGGGGAGGCAGGACGTGACCAGAGCCCCGGGCCCCAGCTGAGGGCAGACAGGGGCTGCCTGTCCACCCCCCGCCCCGCACCGCCTGGCCAGGCTGTACCAGGCTCAGGGCCCATGTGCACCCAGCCCCCGCGGCCCCCCTGCTGGGACCGGTCATGTGCACGAGTGAGGGCACTAATCCCGCGGCCCTGGCAGCCAGCCCTTCTGTGTTCTCAGCCGTGGGGGCTGGGCCTGGAGGGCTTCGGGGTCATCTGGGTTAGCTCCACATATCCAGGGCGACTGGAAACCCCATTTGCTGCTGGACTTTGGGGCTGTGGGAGAGCTCTAGCCACCAGCCCTGTCCTGCCTTGAGCACCTCCACCTGGGGTATCTGTCCCAAAGCATGAGTCTGGGAGGGCCGGGTGGCCCCCTCCCCAAGTGGGCTGGCAGTGGGTGGGTGCCTGTGAGGTCTGTCCCAGCCTCTCCCTGCCTGGCCTCCTGTGGGATGGGCGTTGGAGGGCCAGGTGGGCCTAGCCACAGGCAGGGCAGTTAAGGGACAGGAGCGGGTGCTTTTCTCCTTGTTTTGTCTGACCCAGGTGGCCTCCCCCTCCCCCGCTCACCCATGCAGACGGCTGGGGTGCCGGGGCCTAGGGTAGGGGTGCAAGCAGGCAGCTGAGTTGCCCAGCAGGGCTCTGTGTGAGCTGTGCTGAGAGGGGAAGCTGGGGGTTTGGGCACAAAGCGTGGCCCCCCAGCTGTGGGAGGCGGGGGTATTCGTGGTGAGAAGGGACCTGAGGGTACACTTGGCTGTGTGGGCCGTGTGGCCGCTGTGGGAGAGGGCATGATGGCAAGAGTGTGTGCCCTTGGCCCTGTCCTGGCAGCCCTGTGTGGCCTCCTCGGCTGCCTCCTGAGAGGCTGTCTCGTCCTGTGCCTGGCTGCGGTGGTTCTCTGCCTGGGGCCCGGCTCCTGCCTCCGGGTCCttctaggggaggaggaggaacttGAGCTGCTGGTGTCCTGTGCCCAGGAAGAGTTTAATATTTCGAGCTCCGTCAGGGCTGCTTCCATCTGCTGCAAGCGGGGGCCGCTCATATTCATTAGGGACCACTGGGGCCGGGCTGAGTGCAGCTGAGCAGTGGGAGCTCGGCTGTTGTGGGGAGCTTAGCCCCATGCAAGCCCCGTTCAGGGGAGGTGGAGAGTCCTGACCATTGGTCCCCACTGCCCCCATTACCCCTGGGAACCAGCAGCCCTGCCTGGGCTTCAAGGCCACTGGGAGAAGGAAAGAATTTGCTCAGATGTGAAATCCTGCAGCCTACGAAGTGGGGATGGAGGACGAGGGCCAGAGGGGCAGCAGGGTGAGGAAGGGTTCACTGCTGGGGTTGCTGGCACCCAGGCTCAGTGGAGGCAGCCCCCTACTCTGCACAGCTGCAGGCCAACTCTCAACTATGTTAGGTGGGTGATGGTGCCTGAGGCTACCGCCTGGCCTTGACGCCTCACAGAGGCCCTTGTCCACAGTGGGGGGTCCATGCTCTGCTGGATTGTCCAGGCATCCAGTAAGCCAGGACATGAACTTGGCTTTAAAGAGAGGCCCCAGACACCAGCAGGAGCTGCCTGGAGCCTTGAGTGCAAGGCCCCTGAGGGGACAGCCTCTCTTCCACCCTGTTCCTGCTCTAGAGCTGCTTGGTGGGAGGGGATGTGTCCACCCCAGTTTCCCCCCAGCTGGCACTCTGCCCAGACAGCAGAGCAGGAGGGGCCTGAGATGGTAGCTCCGGGAGCTGGTCTAGAGGCTTCTGGGGACCCAGAGGCTTTGGGCTCCTGGTCCTGGTCAGAGTTTGGTCCCTGGCTGGAATGCGGAGGGGAGGTTGACCCCCAGGGTGGAGGGATGGATGCCTGCAGGGTCCAGCTGGAGAGCTCTGTGCCCCCTCCTGGAGCCCCCGGAACGGTTGATGGTGTGTCTGGCGCCCCACTTGGGTCAGCCTCATCCTGAGGGCTGAACCTGAGCCCCTGGCATCACTGTGCCCATGCGGGCCCTCAGCCCTCGTTCACGTGACTCTCACTCCCAGATGAAGATCTCCTTCAACGACAAAAGCCTGCAGACCACATTTGAGTACCCTTCCGAGAGCTCcctagagcaggaggaagaggtggaccagcagcaggaggaggaggaggaggaggaagaggaagaggaggaagagggatcCGGCTCAGAGGAGAAGCCCTTTGCACTCTTCCTGCCCCGGGCCACGTTTGTGAGCAGCGTGAGACCCGAGAGCTCTCGGCTGCCAGAGGGTAGCTCAGGTGAGTGCCCACCTAGGGGTACAGGCAGCCTGGGAGGGGTGGAGCCTGGTCTGTGTCCACGTCTGCGTGTGCACCTCCGTTCACAGGCCTGTCCAGCTACACCCCGAAGCACTCTGTGGCCTTCAGCAAGTGGCAGGAGCAGGCGCTGGAGCAGGCCCCGAGGGAGGCAGAGCCCCCGCCCGTGGAGGCCATGGTGAGATGCGGGGGAGTGGAGCGCTGGGGGGAGTCTGACACCCGGGCGAGCCCATGTGTCCACATTCTGTCCTCTCACTTTCAGCTCACACCCGCCAGTCAGAATGACCTCTCGGACTTCCGCAGCGAGCCAGCCCTGTATTTCTGAGCCCAGCACTGCCAGGACCAAGGCTGAGCCCAGCTGTGGGAGTCCCGGAAGCTGGGCAGTAGCCAGGGACTACTGCACCCGCTTCTGCCTTGTTTGGCCTCACTGTAGCCCACCCACACCTCCTGGCCCTGGAAGCAGCTAGGGTGCCTCCTGCCATCGGGGCCAGGTCTGGGTCTCACTCCCTGGCCCTGATTTGGGAGGGTCCAAGGGGGAAGTGGGGTGGGGAACTGCCTGTGGGTGAGTGCCAGGGGCCTGCTGGGTGGTGGCCATCTGCGACCCGGCAGGGGGCTGTGCAGATTCTGCACCTGGCCATTCCCTGTCCTGTCTCCTCAGCCTGCCTCACAGCGGCCATGGGGTGTCAGGGTGAAgggctgtcccagctacttgtccTCTGCAGGACCCTAAGCCCCTGCCCGCAGCCCACATGCCCTCTGTGATGAGTGGCGTCTTTCCTGCCTCTGATGATGGACTCAATAAACAGCACTGGACAAGGCTGCTGGTGTCCCCACTGCGTGGTCCTTGGCTGAGAAGGGAGCAGGGGCAGGTCTCTGCAGGAAGAGGCCACATGGGGTACAGTGGGCCCCAGTTTGCACGTCTATGCCAGGGTGTGTGGAGGTGACCCCGATCTGGTACCCCCACTCCTTGATGTCCCAGTGGCCAAGGCGCTGACCTCCCAACTTCCATGGCCTGTTAACCTGTTGcccctccaccccagcctcccagagctGGCACTGTGGGAGGTAGGATGACAGGCCTGCTGTCAGGGGCCTAGACTTCAGGTGGGAGGGTGAGAGTGTTGCAGCTGTTGGGCCTGAAGTGGCTTCTCTGAGGGGCCCAGAGCCTGGGGAGGGACCAAGGGAACGGCAGCATGAGGGCAGCACAGGGGACGGTGTCTTCTGCTGGGCTTGGCGTGCCCCCCAACCCACAGGATGAGGCAGGCCGGGAGCAGCGCCTGCCTCGGATGGCCAGAGCTGGGGCTGTTTACAGCCCATGGAACCCAAGTGCCATTTCCTCCCTGGAGGATCAAACCTAAGAGCAAAGAGATAAAGAGATGCTGTCTGGCCAGACTCCGGCGGAAGGAGAGTTTGGTGTATCTCCCTGGTCGGGTTAGGCCCAGCTCTTTTCTGGATCCTCTGGATCAACACATGCCTCCCAAATCGGCCCAGTCCTCGGGCCGTGCTTGGTTGCTGCAGGGACAAAACAGAGGCCCCAGGGCACATGGAAGGATGGAAGTGGCCAGTGCTTGGTGTGCGGCCAGGGAAAGGGGGGCAGCAG
This portion of the Pan troglodytes isolate AG18354 chromosome 11, NHGRI_mPanTro3-v2.0_pri, whole genome shotgun sequence genome encodes:
- the TPRN gene encoding taperin gives rise to the protein MVGGPGGGVAAAPRLAAAAAATPALSPAVRCRVRSMAALGRPGSGPRAAVPAWKREILERKRAKLAALGGGAGPGAAEPEQRVLAESLGPLRENPFMLLEAERRRGGGAAGARLLERYRRVPGVRALRADSVLIIETVPGFPPAPPAPGAAQIRAAEVLVYGAPPGRVSRLLERFDPPAAPRRRGSPERARPPPPPPPPPPPAPPRPPPAAPSPPAAPGPRGGGASPGARRSDFLQKTGSNSFTVHPRGLHRGAGARLLSNGHSAPEPRAGPANRLAGSPPGSGQWKPKVESGDPSLHPPPSPGTPSATPASPPASATPSQRVSAATSTNDSFEIRPAPKPVMETIPLGDLQARALASLRANSRNSFMVIPKSKASGAPPPEGRQSVELPKGDLGPASPSQELGSQPVPGGDGAPALGKSPLEVEAQWAVEEGACPRTATALADRAIRWQRPSSPPPFLPAASEEAEPAEGLGVPGLAKNSREYVRPGLPVTFIDEVDSEEAPQAAKLPYLPHPARPLHPARPGCVAELQPRGSNTFTVVPKRKPGTLQDQHFSQANREPRPREAEEEEASCLLGPTLKKRYPTVHEIEVIGGYLALQKSCLTKAGSSRKKMKISFNDKSLQTTFEYPSESSLEQEEEVDQQQEEEEEEEEEEEEEGSGSEEKPFALFLPRATFVSSVRPESSRLPEGSSGLSSYTPKHSVAFSKWQEQALEQAPREAEPPPVEAMLTPASQNDLSDFRSEPALYF